In one Umezawaea sp. Da 62-37 genomic region, the following are encoded:
- a CDS encoding PEP/pyruvate-binding domain-containing protein, which produces METRPDDPLIRDFTEIDAGMLADVGGKAANLGELTRAGLPVPQGFCLTTEAYRRVAGDDPAKAREVLSAAAIPEDVRDAVLAAYGRLGVTTPVAVRSSATAEDLPFASFAGQQDTFLNVVGPDAVLDAVRRCWASLWTDRAVAYRESNGIDHGAVRLAVVVQEMVQSAVAGVLFTANPVTGRRREAVIDASPGLGEAVVSGAVNPDHFVVDTKTGEIRERVLGDKRLLIRSLPGGGTEQVEHTADGACLTDGQIRDLAALGARVEAHYGAPQDAEWAIDAEGALWLTQARPITTLFPLPDGATAEDPRVFLCFSVAQGLQRPITPIGLAGFRLMASGIADLFGRPARDRLDGPAPYREAGQRLWVDATTLVRSGPGRAIAPRALDVMEARSSVVLRGLFDDPRFSLAHPSWWPFLRQFARVAARYRLPVHVVRAVADPGSAHRRMAGIAASQRALLAVPDTATAVQRLDHCEDVLGERTVRVLPMIFPLAAAGFAMLGLAGKALGRRWEPGDLQPVLRGLPHNVTTEMDLELWHVATAIRADAESSAALRDRSARELATLFHEGALPDVAHRAVAAFLRDHGHRAVAEIDLGLPRWSDDPAHILGVLANYLRLEDPDLAPDVQFARGAVEAEQAVERLARKAGRVRGRFVRFALGRARLLVGLREMPKHHLVVALGHVRHQVGLIGAGLAAEGLLDAVDDVYFLDFKEIREALGGKDFRAEIAARHEVYDRETRRRRVPRVLLSDGTEPEAVASRGAPTGPGALVGTPASAGTVTGRARVVLDPVGAHLEPGEILVAPSTDPGWTPLFLTAGGLVVEMGGANSHGAVVAREYGIPAVVGVAEAVDRITTGQLITVDGALGTVVPA; this is translated from the coding sequence ATGGAGACCCGCCCCGACGACCCGCTCATCCGCGACTTCACCGAGATCGACGCGGGCATGCTCGCCGACGTCGGCGGCAAGGCGGCGAACCTGGGGGAGCTGACCAGGGCCGGTCTGCCCGTGCCGCAGGGGTTCTGCCTGACGACGGAGGCCTACCGGCGGGTCGCGGGGGACGATCCGGCGAAGGCGCGGGAGGTGCTGTCGGCGGCGGCGATCCCCGAGGACGTGCGGGACGCGGTGCTGGCGGCGTACGGGAGGCTGGGCGTCACCACGCCGGTCGCGGTCCGGTCGTCGGCAACCGCGGAGGACCTGCCGTTCGCGAGCTTCGCGGGCCAGCAGGACACCTTCCTCAACGTCGTCGGCCCGGACGCGGTGCTGGACGCGGTCCGCCGGTGCTGGGCGTCGCTGTGGACGGACCGGGCGGTGGCGTACCGCGAGAGCAACGGGATCGACCACGGCGCGGTGCGGCTGGCGGTGGTGGTGCAGGAGATGGTGCAGTCGGCGGTGGCGGGTGTGCTGTTCACCGCGAACCCGGTCACCGGCAGGCGTCGCGAGGCCGTGATCGACGCGAGTCCGGGGCTCGGGGAGGCCGTGGTGTCCGGGGCGGTGAACCCGGACCACTTCGTGGTCGACACGAAGACCGGCGAGATCCGGGAACGCGTGCTGGGGGACAAGCGGCTGCTGATCCGGTCGCTGCCCGGCGGTGGCACCGAGCAGGTCGAGCACACCGCGGACGGGGCGTGCCTCACCGACGGGCAGATCCGCGACTTGGCCGCGCTCGGCGCACGGGTGGAGGCGCACTACGGGGCGCCGCAGGACGCGGAGTGGGCGATCGACGCCGAGGGCGCGCTGTGGCTCACCCAGGCCCGGCCGATCACGACGCTGTTTCCGCTGCCCGACGGAGCCACGGCCGAGGACCCGCGGGTGTTCCTCTGCTTCAGCGTCGCGCAGGGCCTGCAACGGCCGATCACGCCGATCGGCCTGGCGGGGTTCCGGCTGATGGCGTCGGGGATCGCGGACCTGTTCGGCCGTCCGGCGCGCGACCGCCTCGACGGCCCGGCGCCCTACCGCGAGGCCGGGCAGCGGCTGTGGGTGGACGCGACCACGTTGGTGCGCAGCGGACCCGGCCGGGCGATCGCGCCGCGCGCGCTCGACGTGATGGAGGCGCGGTCCTCGGTCGTGCTGCGCGGCCTCTTCGACGACCCCCGGTTCAGCCTGGCGCACCCGTCCTGGTGGCCGTTCCTCCGGCAGTTCGCGCGCGTGGCGGCCCGCTACCGGCTCCCGGTGCACGTCGTGCGCGCCGTGGCGGATCCGGGATCCGCGCACCGGCGCATGGCGGGGATCGCCGCGTCCCAACGGGCGCTGCTGGCGGTCCCCGACACCGCGACGGCCGTGCAACGGCTCGACCACTGCGAGGACGTGCTCGGCGAGCGCACGGTCCGCGTGCTGCCGATGATCTTCCCGCTGGCGGCCGCCGGGTTCGCGATGCTCGGCCTAGCGGGCAAGGCGCTCGGCAGGCGGTGGGAGCCCGGTGACCTGCAACCGGTGCTGCGCGGACTGCCGCACAACGTGACCACGGAGATGGACCTGGAGCTGTGGCACGTCGCCACCGCGATCCGGGCCGACGCGGAGTCGAGCGCCGCCCTGCGCGACCGGTCGGCGCGCGAGCTGGCGACCCTCTTCCACGAGGGCGCGCTGCCGGACGTCGCGCACCGCGCGGTCGCCGCGTTCCTGCGCGACCACGGGCACCGCGCGGTCGCCGAGATCGACCTCGGGCTGCCGCGGTGGTCCGACGACCCGGCGCACATCCTCGGCGTGCTGGCGAACTACCTGCGCCTGGAGGACCCCGACCTGGCCCCGGACGTCCAGTTCGCCCGTGGTGCCGTGGAGGCGGAGCAGGCCGTGGAACGCCTGGCGCGCAAGGCCGGTCGGGTCCGCGGCCGGTTCGTGCGGTTCGCGCTGGGACGGGCCAGGCTGCTCGTCGGCCTGCGTGAGATGCCGAAGCACCACCTGGTCGTCGCGCTCGGCCACGTCCGGCACCAGGTGGGCCTGATCGGCGCCGGACTGGCGGCCGAGGGCCTGCTGGACGCCGTCGACGACGTGTACTTCCTCGACTTCAAGGAGATCCGCGAAGCCCTGGGCGGCAAGGACTTCCGCGCCGAGATCGCGGCACGCCACGAGGTCTACGACCGCGAGACGCGCCGCCGCAGGGTGCCCAGGGTGCTGCTGTCCGACGGCACCGAACCGGAGGCGGTGGCGTCGCGGGGCGCGCCGACCGGCCCCGGCGCGCTGGTCGGCACACCGGCCTCGGCGGGCACGGTCACCGGTCGCGCGCGAGTGGTGCTCGACCCGGTCGGCGCGCACCTGGAGCCCGGCGAAATCTTGGTGGCGCCGTCGACCGACCCCGGCTGGACGCCGCTGTTCCTCACCGCGGGCGGTCTGGTCGTGGAGATGGGCGGCGCGAACTCGCACGGCGCCGTGGTGGCCCGCGAGTACGGCATCCCGGCCGTGGTCGGCGTGGCCGAGGCGGTCGACCGGATCACCACCGGTCAGCTGATCACCGTGGACGGCGCGCTCGGCACGGTCGTCCCTGCCTGA
- a CDS encoding PLP-dependent aminotransferase family protein, giving the protein MDFHITLDGRGDRSTRIYRQLLEAILDGRLRSGERVPPTRELAERLGVARNTVAVAYDRLTAEGFLVGRVGAGTYVYSDGLRSRSRRAPAGTDVRPRAVWAAMAEPERDSASELPYDFSAGVPDAGLFPFGTWRGLLRPEAARADYGDPSGLPDLREAIARHVGVSRSVRADADDVLVTQGAQQALDLIARVLVEPGGCVAVEDPGYPLARRLFRSLGARVVGVPVDAEGLVVDALPASARLVYTTPSHQFPLGTPMSLRRRTALLDWAARHDAVVVEDDYDSEFRYSDRPLEPLQSLDRAGRVVYVGSFSKTLLPTLRLGFLVAPASLRPALRAAKQLTDWHGDPIAQAALARFIDEGLLARHIRKATRVYAARHERVATALRDDFAEWLDVVPSAAGIHLAARTRNDPEEVVRVARSRGVAIRSLATFSPEVHFGLVIGFGAIPVERIDDGLRVLAGSFAQAGTTVPSAPSTVIS; this is encoded by the coding sequence ATGGACTTCCACATCACCCTCGACGGGCGCGGCGACCGGTCGACCCGGATCTACCGGCAGCTGCTGGAGGCCATCCTGGACGGGCGGCTGCGGTCGGGCGAACGCGTGCCGCCCACCCGTGAGCTGGCCGAACGGCTAGGCGTCGCGCGCAACACGGTGGCCGTCGCCTACGACCGGCTGACCGCCGAGGGGTTCCTGGTCGGCCGGGTCGGCGCCGGGACGTACGTGTACTCCGACGGCTTGCGGTCCCGGTCCCGACGAGCGCCGGCGGGCACCGACGTGCGACCGCGCGCGGTGTGGGCGGCGATGGCCGAACCCGAGCGCGACAGCGCCTCCGAGCTGCCCTACGACTTCAGCGCGGGCGTGCCGGACGCCGGGCTGTTCCCGTTCGGCACGTGGCGCGGGCTGTTGCGGCCCGAGGCTGCGCGGGCCGACTACGGCGACCCGTCCGGACTCCCCGACCTGCGCGAGGCGATCGCGCGGCACGTCGGGGTGTCCCGGTCCGTGCGCGCGGACGCCGACGACGTGCTGGTGACGCAGGGCGCGCAGCAGGCGCTGGACCTCATCGCGCGGGTGCTGGTCGAACCGGGTGGGTGCGTCGCGGTCGAGGACCCCGGTTACCCGTTGGCACGTCGGCTGTTCCGATCGCTCGGGGCGCGGGTGGTCGGCGTGCCCGTGGACGCCGAAGGCCTGGTCGTCGACGCGCTGCCCGCCTCCGCGCGGCTGGTGTACACGACGCCGTCGCACCAGTTCCCGCTCGGCACGCCGATGTCGCTGCGGCGGCGGACCGCGCTGCTCGACTGGGCGGCGCGGCACGACGCCGTCGTGGTGGAGGACGACTACGACAGCGAGTTCCGCTACTCGGACCGGCCGCTGGAACCGTTGCAGAGCCTCGACCGCGCCGGGCGGGTGGTCTACGTCGGGTCGTTCTCGAAGACGCTGCTGCCGACGCTGCGGCTCGGTTTCCTGGTGGCGCCCGCGTCGCTGCGCCCCGCGTTGCGGGCGGCCAAGCAGCTCACCGACTGGCACGGCGACCCGATCGCGCAGGCCGCGTTGGCGCGGTTCATCGACGAGGGCCTGCTGGCGCGGCACATCCGCAAGGCCACACGGGTGTACGCGGCGCGGCACGAGCGGGTCGCCACCGCGTTGCGCGACGACTTCGCCGAGTGGCTGGACGTGGTGCCGTCCGCGGCGGGCATCCACCTGGCCGCGCGGACCCGGAACGACCCGGAGGAAGTGGTCCGGGTCGCCCGTTCCCGCGGGGTCGCGATCCGCTCCCTGGCCACGTTCTCCCCCGAGGTCCACTTCGGACTGGTCATCGGGTTCGGCGCGATCCCGGTGGAGCGCATCGACGACGGACTCCGTGTGCTGGCAGGGAGTTTCGCTCAGGCAGGGACGACCGTGCCGAGCGCGCCGTCCACGGTGATCAGCTGA
- a CDS encoding MFS transporter, producing MNGFLPTRGPARVLALAQLANSLGDGAYLVCSALYFTRIVGLSATQVGFGLTLGWAVGSVAGIPLGHLADRRGPKGTAVLLAVATAVAVGSFLVVHSFVPFAIAACLYASCQSGLSAARQALLAALVDKTERTAVRAYLQSTVNAGLAVGAGVGGLALQVDTREAYLAVFALDVLGFLAAAAVLRGLPPVPPVPSVTTGGPVLAVLRDRPYALVALLNAVMLLYMPLLSLVVPLWIVQRTAAPRWMVAALLVLNTVGVVLFQVRVARQVTGLDSAARLVRYAGFALLASCAVFALSAGGSAWTAVLVLLVAAVLQVFGEMMLASGAWEIGFDLAPSDKQGQYQGFFGTGVPVARMAGPLLLTALVIGWGTAGWLVLGGVFLVAGLAMGPAVRWAAGRRSPV from the coding sequence GTGAACGGATTCCTGCCGACCCGCGGACCGGCGCGGGTGCTCGCGCTGGCGCAGCTGGCGAACTCGCTCGGCGACGGCGCCTACCTCGTGTGCTCGGCGCTGTACTTCACCCGGATCGTCGGGCTGTCCGCGACGCAGGTCGGGTTCGGCCTCACGCTGGGCTGGGCGGTCGGCTCCGTCGCGGGCATCCCGCTGGGCCACCTCGCCGACCGGCGCGGACCCAAGGGCACGGCGGTGCTGCTCGCGGTCGCCACGGCCGTCGCGGTCGGATCGTTCCTGGTGGTCCACTCGTTCGTGCCGTTCGCCATCGCGGCCTGCCTCTACGCGAGCTGCCAGTCCGGCCTGTCCGCCGCGCGGCAGGCGCTGCTGGCGGCGTTGGTGGACAAGACCGAGCGGACGGCGGTCCGCGCGTACCTCCAGTCCACGGTCAACGCCGGGCTGGCCGTGGGCGCCGGGGTCGGCGGGCTCGCGCTCCAGGTCGACACCCGCGAGGCCTACCTGGCGGTCTTCGCCCTGGACGTGCTGGGCTTCCTCGCCGCGGCGGCCGTGCTGCGCGGCCTGCCTCCGGTGCCGCCCGTCCCATCGGTCACGACCGGCGGACCGGTGCTCGCCGTGCTCCGCGACCGGCCGTACGCGCTGGTGGCGCTCCTCAACGCGGTGATGCTGCTCTACATGCCGCTGCTCAGCCTGGTGGTGCCGCTCTGGATCGTGCAGCGGACGGCCGCGCCGCGCTGGATGGTCGCAGCGCTGCTGGTGCTGAACACCGTCGGCGTCGTGCTGTTCCAGGTCCGCGTCGCCCGCCAGGTGACCGGCCTCGACTCGGCGGCCCGGCTGGTCCGCTACGCGGGGTTCGCGCTGCTGGCGTCGTGCGCGGTGTTCGCCCTGTCGGCGGGCGGGTCGGCGTGGACGGCGGTCCTGGTGCTGCTGGTCGCCGCGGTCCTCCAGGTGTTCGGCGAGATGATGCTGGCCTCGGGCGCGTGGGAGATCGGCTTCGACCTCGCGCCGTCCGACAAGCAGGGCCAGTACCAGGGCTTCTTCGGCACGGGGGTGCCGGTCGCCAGGATGGCCGGGCCGCTGCTGCTGACCGCACTGGTCATCGGCTGGGGTACCGCGGGCTGGCTGGTGCTGGGCGGGGTGTTCCTGGTCGCCGGCCTGGCGATGGGGCCTGCCGTGCGCTGGGCGGCCGGGCGCAGGTCACCCGTCTGA
- a CDS encoding ABATE domain-containing protein, protein MDIHPALAFVGTVRYERDDLGTSAGFADWLGLHTDAPVALAADDEVRARVVALRRAVRTLFARAVEPEAPSQADADRLLDPGAALDQVNEAAGAVLRAPRLEWPSARAPRITERLTEADQATRLVADLARVAIEFLVSEDRDKLRACPAPRCVKYFVRDHPRQAWCKPSCGNRARASRYYQRHHVDSDG, encoded by the coding sequence GTGGACATCCATCCAGCCCTCGCCTTCGTGGGCACGGTCCGGTACGAGAGGGACGATCTGGGCACCTCGGCCGGGTTCGCCGACTGGCTCGGCCTGCACACCGACGCCCCTGTCGCGCTGGCGGCGGACGACGAGGTCAGGGCTCGGGTCGTGGCGCTGCGCAGGGCGGTCCGGACGCTGTTCGCCCGCGCGGTCGAGCCGGAGGCTCCGAGCCAGGCGGACGCGGACCGGCTGCTGGATCCCGGCGCCGCGCTCGACCAGGTCAACGAGGCTGCGGGCGCCGTGCTGCGCGCACCCCGGCTGGAGTGGCCGTCGGCGCGCGCGCCCCGGATCACCGAACGGCTGACGGAGGCCGACCAGGCGACCAGACTGGTCGCGGACCTGGCGCGCGTCGCGATCGAGTTCCTGGTGAGCGAGGACCGCGACAAGCTGCGGGCGTGCCCGGCGCCGCGGTGCGTGAAGTACTTCGTCCGCGACCACCCCCGGCAGGCGTGGTGCAAGCCGTCCTGCGGCAACCGGGCGCGGGCGAGCCGGTACTACCAGCGGCACCACGTGGACTCAGACGGGTGA
- a CDS encoding maleylpyruvate isomerase family mycothiol-dependent enzyme — MNPVPVWAANTRLPGLLHGLTDSAVHADSTLPGWSRGHVLAHLAGVAAALTRQVEYALEGRRIEPYDGGRPARDAAIAANAGNPAADLVETALASASSFDRALAKIGDDDWDRAVVYREGTVADVVLAYWREIEIHSTDLRLGYTPATWVPEFADHLLTFTSYRAPDDVQVVLRADDGHVWTWGSGTPVEVGGARNDLAAWAAGRTPVGSLTGDLPELKPYS, encoded by the coding sequence GTGAACCCCGTTCCCGTGTGGGCCGCGAACACCCGCCTGCCCGGCCTGCTGCACGGCCTCACCGACAGCGCGGTGCACGCCGACTCGACGCTGCCCGGCTGGTCGCGAGGGCACGTGCTCGCGCACCTGGCGGGCGTCGCCGCGGCGTTGACCCGCCAGGTCGAGTACGCGCTGGAGGGCCGCAGGATCGAGCCCTACGACGGTGGCCGCCCCGCCCGTGACGCCGCGATCGCCGCGAACGCGGGCAACCCCGCCGCGGACCTGGTCGAGACCGCGCTGGCCTCGGCGTCGTCGTTCGACCGCGCGCTGGCGAAGATCGGCGACGACGACTGGGACCGGGCGGTCGTCTACCGCGAGGGCACGGTCGCCGACGTGGTGCTGGCCTACTGGCGCGAGATCGAGATCCACAGCACCGACCTCCGCCTCGGGTACACGCCCGCGACCTGGGTGCCCGAGTTCGCCGACCACCTGCTCACCTTCACGTCCTACCGCGCGCCCGACGACGTCCAGGTCGTGCTGCGCGCCGACGACGGGCACGTGTGGACGTGGGGGAGCGGCACGCCGGTCGAGGTCGGCGGTGCCCGCAACGACCTCGCCGCGTGGGCCGCGGGCCGCACCCCGGTCGGGTCGCTCACCGGTGACCTGCCGGAGCTGAAGCCGTACTCGTGA
- a CDS encoding NAD(P)H-binding protein, with the protein MSDDPDVKTVVVTGGTGTLGRVVVELLEARGHAVRAVSRSSPRWPVDLGTGTGLATALQGADVVVHCANVPKGLVESTRRLLTAAGAAGVRHFAHISIVGIEDVPIGYYRAKLAEERVVEESGVPWTLLRATQFHELAATMLGALARVPPLMVVPVARVQPVEVREVAARLVDLAVAEPAGRVDDFGGPEVRTMADFAASYAAARGLKRRIVSLRLPGKAFRALREGRGTTPEHADGKVAFEEFLAAGK; encoded by the coding sequence ATGAGCGACGATCCGGACGTGAAGACGGTCGTGGTGACCGGTGGCACCGGCACCCTGGGACGCGTGGTCGTGGAACTGCTGGAGGCGCGCGGCCACGCCGTCCGCGCAGTCAGCCGCTCGTCGCCGAGGTGGCCGGTAGACCTGGGCACGGGTACCGGGCTCGCGACGGCCCTCCAGGGCGCGGACGTGGTCGTGCACTGCGCGAACGTCCCGAAGGGCCTGGTCGAGTCGACCCGGCGATTGCTCACGGCGGCAGGGGCGGCGGGTGTGCGGCACTTCGCGCACATCTCGATCGTCGGCATCGAGGACGTCCCGATCGGCTACTACCGGGCGAAGCTGGCCGAGGAACGGGTGGTGGAGGAGTCCGGCGTGCCGTGGACCCTGTTGCGCGCCACCCAGTTCCACGAGCTCGCGGCCACCATGCTCGGCGCGCTGGCGCGGGTGCCGCCGCTGATGGTCGTGCCCGTCGCGCGGGTGCAGCCGGTGGAGGTCCGCGAGGTCGCCGCCCGGCTGGTCGACCTGGCCGTCGCCGAGCCCGCGGGCCGCGTCGACGACTTCGGCGGCCCGGAGGTGCGGACGATGGCGGACTTCGCCGCGAGCTACGCGGCGGCGCGCGGCCTCAAGCGCCGGATCGTGTCGCTCCGCTTGCCGGGCAAGGCTTTCCGGGCGTTGCGCGAAGGTCGTGGAACCACCCCGGAGCACGCCGACGGCAAGGTCGCGTTCGAGGAGTTCCTGGCCGCCGGTAAATAG
- a CDS encoding DUF2293 domain-containing protein, with amino-acid sequence MKLENRVRTTAAALLAKRKFVAPLDLFTTLGWLPDKQLDRWRRGQVDHLGVVLAVTPDKAREALDVLRRWAESEGLAATEVDYPAATLDRRPLRFDTGPGTAYRTHWMAVGLSDARRKSLVERQNKAPDLVVDVATADWSCAECRGTGDLFVDDPGGPLCLVCADLDHLVLLAAGDATLTRRAKKASGLSAVVRRFEKSRKRYQRKGILVEETALEEAEDSCLADEDVRLRRRERDRERRVDWDVDFQAALAAEILRLFPGCPADRAEAIALHAGTRGSGRVGRSAAGRALDERKTTLAVIASLRHEDTDYDRMLMSGVDRAVARDRIRADVDRLLEDWRR; translated from the coding sequence GTGAAACTGGAGAACCGCGTCAGGACGACCGCGGCCGCGCTCCTCGCCAAGAGGAAGTTCGTGGCACCGCTGGACCTCTTCACCACGCTGGGGTGGCTGCCGGACAAGCAGCTCGACCGGTGGCGGCGCGGCCAGGTCGACCACCTCGGCGTGGTGCTCGCGGTGACCCCCGACAAGGCTCGGGAGGCGCTGGACGTGCTGCGGCGGTGGGCCGAGTCCGAGGGCCTGGCGGCGACCGAGGTGGACTACCCGGCCGCGACGCTCGACCGGCGGCCGCTGCGCTTCGACACCGGTCCCGGGACCGCCTACCGGACCCACTGGATGGCCGTCGGCCTGTCCGACGCCCGGCGCAAGAGCCTGGTGGAACGGCAGAACAAGGCGCCGGACCTCGTGGTCGACGTGGCGACGGCGGACTGGTCGTGCGCGGAGTGCCGCGGCACCGGCGACCTGTTCGTCGACGACCCCGGCGGACCGCTCTGCCTGGTGTGCGCGGATCTGGACCACCTCGTGCTCCTTGCCGCCGGTGACGCGACGCTGACCCGGCGGGCCAAGAAGGCCAGCGGGCTGTCGGCGGTCGTGCGGCGGTTCGAGAAGTCGCGGAAGCGGTACCAGCGCAAGGGGATCCTCGTCGAGGAGACCGCGCTGGAGGAGGCCGAGGACTCCTGCCTCGCGGACGAGGACGTGCGGCTGCGCAGGCGGGAACGCGACCGCGAACGCCGGGTGGACTGGGACGTCGACTTCCAGGCCGCGCTGGCGGCGGAGATCCTCCGGCTGTTCCCCGGCTGCCCGGCCGACCGCGCCGAGGCCATCGCCCTCCACGCGGGCACCCGCGGCAGCGGCCGGGTCGGCAGGTCGGCCGCCGGACGGGCACTGGACGAGCGGAAGACCACGCTGGCGGTCATCGCGTCGCTGCGGCACGAGGACACCGACTACGACCGGATGCTGATGTCCGGTGTGGACAGAGCCGTGGCGCGCGACCGCATCCGCGCGGACGTCGACCGGCTGCTGGAGGACTGGCGGCGCTGA
- a CDS encoding CBS domain-containing protein, whose product MKIADVLRTKGSAVATVEPRTPVGELLAGLARHNVGAMVVVGPDGIAGIVSERDVVRKLHERGAELLAAPVSEIMTKMVFSCDPQDTVDSLTVQMTERRIRHVPVLADGVLVGIVSIGDVVKSHISQLEESHNQLQAYIAQG is encoded by the coding sequence ATGAAGATCGCTGACGTGTTGCGGACCAAGGGCTCGGCGGTGGCGACGGTCGAACCGAGAACCCCGGTGGGTGAACTGCTCGCGGGGCTCGCCCGGCACAACGTGGGCGCCATGGTCGTCGTGGGGCCCGACGGCATCGCGGGGATCGTCTCGGAACGGGACGTCGTCCGGAAGTTGCACGAGCGCGGCGCGGAGCTGTTGGCGGCGCCGGTGTCGGAGATCATGACCAAGATGGTGTTCTCCTGCGACCCGCAGGACACGGTCGACAGCCTGACCGTGCAGATGACCGAGCGCCGCATCCGGCACGTGCCGGTGCTCGCAGACGGGGTGCTCGTCGGCATCGTGAGCATCGGTGACGTGGTGAAGAGCCACATCAGCCAGCTCGAGGAGAGCCACAACCAGCTCCAGGCCTACATCGCGCAGGGCTGA
- a CDS encoding DUF3500 domain-containing protein, whose amino-acid sequence MTDVHTEATRSLVASFDERQRAAALRPITDDDLRHRWAYTPGPRPGVVYGDLARSQRKAVFRLLAEVLSPHAHAQVATIMALEDVLDHREGGDRDRHQGDYWFVVFGTPGDDAWGWRFEGHHISLSVVVVDGRVSATPFFLGANPARTTYAGHSVVRPLRLEEELPRLLLDRMGAANRLVAVVSDHAPEDLRTRNAPRLGPTLEPVGIALTSLDGEARGLFTDVVRYYLDRLRPDLAEAEFARLDLERVHFAWEGSERPGDGHYYRIQAPELLIEYDNTANDANHVHAVWRRRSGDFGDDLLAAHHVEVDH is encoded by the coding sequence ATGACCGACGTCCACACCGAGGCCACCCGCTCGCTCGTCGCGTCGTTCGACGAACGGCAGCGGGCGGCCGCCCTGCGCCCGATCACCGACGACGACCTGCGGCACCGCTGGGCGTACACGCCCGGCCCGCGTCCCGGCGTCGTCTACGGCGACCTGGCCAGGTCGCAGCGCAAAGCCGTGTTCCGGCTGCTCGCCGAGGTGCTCAGCCCGCACGCCCACGCCCAGGTCGCCACGATCATGGCGCTGGAGGACGTGCTCGACCACCGCGAGGGCGGCGACCGCGACCGCCACCAGGGTGACTACTGGTTCGTCGTGTTCGGCACTCCCGGTGACGACGCGTGGGGCTGGCGGTTCGAGGGCCACCACATCTCGCTCAGCGTGGTCGTGGTTGACGGCCGGGTGTCCGCGACGCCGTTCTTCCTCGGCGCCAACCCGGCGCGCACGACCTACGCCGGGCACTCCGTCGTGCGGCCGCTGCGCCTGGAGGAGGAGTTGCCCCGGCTGCTGCTCGACCGGATGGGCGCGGCGAACCGGCTGGTGGCGGTCGTGTCCGACCACGCCCCCGAAGACCTGCGCACCCGCAACGCCCCGCGCCTGGGGCCGACGCTGGAACCGGTCGGCATCGCCCTGACGAGCCTGGACGGCGAGGCGCGCGGGCTGTTCACCGACGTCGTCCGCTACTACCTCGACCGCCTGCGCCCCGACCTCGCCGAAGCGGAGTTCGCTCGGCTCGACCTGGAACGGGTGCACTTCGCCTGGGAGGGCTCCGAGCGGCCCGGCGACGGGCACTACTACCGGATCCAGGCCCCAGAGCTGCTGATCGAGTACGACAACACCGCCAACGACGCGAACCACGTGCACGCGGTGTGGCGCAGGCGCTCGGGTGACTTCGGCGACGACCTGCTCGCCGCGCACCACGTAGAAGTGGATCATTGA
- a CDS encoding endonuclease V, translating to MEPDWPHTPEAAIALQERLRPLVRTTTDPGLEVRTVAGLDVGYADDDLLAAAVVVLDAGTLETLDEVVVLGTSDFPYVPGLFAFRELPSLITALDRLSVAPDLLVCDGQGLAHPRRFGLACHLGVVTGVPSVGVAKTPMGPFAMPAEQRGAATDLLLDDEVVGRALRTRDGVKPVFVSVGHRVDLDRACAEVLRLCTDFRLPETTRRADALGRLQLR from the coding sequence GTGGAACCCGACTGGCCGCACACCCCCGAAGCCGCGATAGCCCTGCAGGAACGGCTCCGCCCGCTCGTCCGCACCACCACCGACCCCGGTCTGGAGGTCCGCACGGTCGCGGGCCTCGACGTGGGGTACGCCGACGACGACCTGCTCGCCGCGGCCGTGGTCGTGCTGGACGCGGGCACGCTGGAGACGCTCGACGAGGTCGTGGTGCTCGGCACCTCCGACTTCCCCTACGTGCCGGGCCTGTTCGCGTTCCGCGAGCTGCCGTCGCTGATCACCGCGCTGGACCGGCTGTCGGTCGCGCCGGACCTGCTGGTCTGCGACGGGCAGGGGCTCGCGCACCCGCGCCGGTTCGGCCTGGCCTGCCACTTGGGAGTGGTGACCGGCGTGCCCAGCGTGGGCGTGGCGAAGACCCCGATGGGGCCGTTCGCGATGCCCGCCGAGCAGCGCGGGGCGGCCACGGACCTGCTGCTGGACGACGAGGTCGTCGGCCGCGCGCTGCGCACCCGCGACGGGGTGAAGCCGGTGTTCGTGTCGGTGGGGCACCGCGTCGACCTCGACCGGGCGTGCGCCGAGGTGCTGCGGCTGTGCACGGACTTCCGGCTGCCGGAGACCACCCGGCGGGCTGACGCGCTCGGCCGCCTTCAGCTCAGGTAG